The Primulina eburnea isolate SZY01 chromosome 8, ASM2296580v1, whole genome shotgun sequence genome contains a region encoding:
- the LOC140839285 gene encoding uncharacterized protein, whose protein sequence is MSKICISSCVDNERSPVRATYVNLYKWPESDAEFVKSAAEHGCARLHSRVTDSISCRQMYLRSYTFSREERLLEKTLKCLVKVRELVAAGRKLRWRVVTMEVKDFSAAAFRAIFRQLRSCATPVDVEKRVKRFIRF, encoded by the coding sequence ATGAGCAAAATCTGCATATCCAGCTGTGTGGATAACGAAAGATCTCCGGTCAGAGCCACCTATGTCAACCTCTACAAGTGGCCGGAATCCGATGCCGAGTTCGTGAAATCCGCCGCCGAGCATGGCTGCGCGCGGCTGCACAGTAGGGTGACGGACAGTATATCGTGCAGGCAGATGTACCTCAGAAGCTACACATTTTCAAGAGAAGAGAGACTGCTTGAAAAAACCCTGAAATGTCTCGTTAAGGTTAGGGAGTTGGTGGCGGCGGGAAGGAAATTACGGTGGCGCGTAGTGACGATGGAGGTGAAGGACTTTTCTGCTGCTGCGTTTAGAGCCATATTCCGGCAGCTTCGGTCCTGCGCTACGCCTGTAGATGTGGAGAAACGAGTGAAAAGGTTTATTCGTTTCTAA